The Dermacentor andersoni chromosome 1, qqDerAnde1_hic_scaffold, whole genome shotgun sequence genomic interval ATTGTGTGCAATAAAATGTCTTTTCATATGTGTACACTTATGGTTTCTTATCTGAACCACTGAGGCAAAAGGTAACGCTTTAGCTTTCATAACATGTGCTGAAATTTGTAAACAAAGAGAACGTATTTTGGCCAGGATTACAGCGTGGTCAGCATGACGTGTCACATGGATGCATCAATCCTGGCTGATGTCTTGCTCCATTTGGCTGTCATTTCAACTTAGTTATGCTCTTCTGCACCAGTGGCTTGCCCGCCGTGTTCAATGTGCACCGAGCTGTTTTGCTGTAATACTCCACAACAATCTAAGGGCTCAATCACATTGGCGATTGACAGGTTGCATGACTGGTTACCAAAGAGCGACTCATTGTGAGCGAAGGTCACCTGGTAAGTGCAACATGTCTGCTGCAACATCAAAATGTTGCATCATTGATGCTGTTCACGTCTGCTTGTACCACTATCTCTACATAAAGTGCGCGTCGACGTATACAGTTCCTGAACATATGATTAGTTCAGAAGCTTTGCGACTGCAGTCACGTGACCTCTGCGAGtcaccggtgtgaatgagccctaaaGCTGCAAAATGCAGCTTGAGACAAACCAATAAATATTGAAAATTTTGGCAAATCTATCTCCTTTAAGTCATGTATATGACAAATGTAGAGGGTCAATTCCACAAAGACACTAAGTGCATGTCCTGAGCTATAGAGATGCGGCAGCTCTACAGCTGCCTACACCAAGGCACTTATAGCATCAAAGACACTATCGCTACAAAAGCTGCATTTCTCAAAAGTTATATCACAGGATTCTTTTATAAAAGGCACGCTCTTTCGCATCACATAGTAAACTACAAATGAAGAAACAATTACTTCACTGACCATTACAGTGCAGGGTGGTCAGCTCACAAGAAAAATTCACAATAAGAAGACAGACAGGGTGGTCTGCTCACAAGAAAAAtgcaaaacaagaaaagagaCGGGGTGGTCTGCTCACAAGGTGAAATCGAATCAAAAAGAGTACTGCTTAGCAGAGCTACACGTGACGGGGTGGTCTGCTCACAAGTATTCCACTCGTGAGATAATGAGAGCAGCTTGGAAGATTGCAGCTGCCATTTGGGTGACGAGAGCCACGCTTAGACAGCCTTCCAAGATGTTTTCTCCGATCTCGCCAGGCTGGAAGCTGCCATCCATCTTGTCTGCATTAAAACAGGTTGAGAGAGATTTTAAAAAATAGCTGTTGCCTTTCGTGTTTCAGAACACAGCCACCTTGAAAAAGCCGCATTAACAGTGTTATATGTTTGAACATTAAACACATTGTGCACTACTACCAGCATAAATTAAAATGTGAAGTTGAATGACAATGATTAGAATGTTTTGTTCCCAGGTTGCCTGCTGTTCTAACAATGGCTTAAATTACGGTTCCAAAATGTGCATTTGGAAATATCCCATGTTTAGGAAGCTTAAAGGAACgtgtacaatcagtacattttaccagtgctgacatatggggcagagacttggagactgacaaagaagcttgaggactgcgcaaagagcatggaacgaagattgctaggcataacgttaagagacagaaagagagcggtttggatcagagaggaaacgggtatagacgatattctaattgacatcaagagaaaaaaatggagcagggcaagtcatgtaatgtgcaggttagataatcgttggaccattagggttacagaatgggtaccaagagaagggaaatgcaatcgagggtgacagaagactaggtggagcgatgaaattaggaaattcgcgggagctatttggaattggttggcgcaggacaggggtaataggagatcgcagggagaggccttcgtcctgcagtggacataacaggctgctgctgctgctgatgatgtttAGGAATTGGCTATGGAGAATTGCATACTGCAATCCCATGCAATTGAGCATAGCCAGTGTTTTAAGAGTTGATTCCAGATTGTGTTTCAGTATATGCTAATGGTataggcaccctgcaatgaagtttggctgtacatgtcgcgccacctatAGCGGCGGTGAGCAACCACGAGTAGGCCCTTGCCACCATTTCACCATTGCCTGTACTGCGCTCAGGCCCCCGTGAAAGCCTCCTTTTCCAATTTTTCAACGGATTCACCGtggcctcttggcagctcctcCATGAGAAGTGTGGACAAAAAGGACAAGCATAGATACTGCTGCATTAAGGATTGTCACAACTGCAaaggggatgtcggcatcaaattgtagCACTTCCCTTCAAAACCGTGGGAGGCAATCCGacggctgaagtggatcgtctCAGTTCAGCGTGTCAAGTAAGTGTTGCTCTTGCcaatttctgttaaacgaacaaagacgtaaatgcaaaaaagaaaagagaaggaacCAGCAGGCAGCATTCCTAAAAATACACAATAAAGCGACAAATGCATAAAACATTTTTAtttaaacattttaaacattattTGCTAACTTACTTTGAGTTCGACGTtgtaagcatgcttgctttgttgtgacaaaccCTTCGTGACCCGCAGTGGTCgattagtggctatgatgttgggctgctaagcaagaggttgcGGGATCCAATCTCGGGTGCAGTGGCCACATTTCTATGGCGacaaaatgccaaaacacccatgtacttagatttaggttcacgttaaggaacccaggtggtccaaattattccgcatTCCCCCACTAAGACGTGCCTCAAttagattgtggttctggcaggtgaaaccccataatttatttaatttaagCTTCGCTGCAatgtccgtgctgtttacttctttgacacaaTATTCATGGTTATAGTCGTAAAGCTGGCATCGTTTCTCGGGCATTGGTGGGCGAAAATGGGCCTCAatgttttcgattgccttaaaaccaCAATTCAGAACGACTGCCACATTTCAAATGAGCGCCACAAAAGCATGCCTCAGTAGAAGTGGCCACCTCAGTGTTTTGCGGAAATTACACAGTGGCGCTGACAGCTGAGCCAATTGCTGCGCCACCTGGCCATTGAAGGTAGCCTAAACATAAAGCTTTGACAAGTGGCACACATGTGATGTGCATTGCAACAGTTCTTGCACATACCACATATACTTGGCTAAGAGCCGCACTTGTAAAAGCTGCACCTGCAACTTGGTAAGCAAGCCCAAATTGTGAAGAAACTTAAAACGGCAACCGACAACCGAGCCACTGAAGAGAGCATTGGTGCAGCTTGTGTACATGCTCTTGAATTCCGAGCACGTGACGTGCGCTATCTTTGAACATCATTGTGAAAAGCTTCGACGTCACAGCCACCATATCTAACACCGAGTGGCACTGACGTCAACTGTATCCATAAGTGTGCTGCTGAACCGAACTTAAGCAGCGGTGAGGACTATACGGATGCTGCCGGTGTGGCATGAACGCACAAATAAATAAACGTGCTATGAAAACAATAGAATGACCATTTTTTTGAACAAAGCAATTATGTGTGGCTTGAAAAATAGGACCAAAATGGCCTGCCACCGTATAAGGGCTGCACCTCGTCATTTTCAAAAACGTTTATGTAGTGCAGTATACACATGGTATTTTTGGGGGGGGCAAGCATGCATGCACACAAGTGCACACACACACTGTACACTCACAAACAGCCAACTATTGTTAGACATTAGTAGAGTACTATGTTGGGCTAGTTGCTGCGTAACTTGGATGTATGGCGCAAGGTTAAAATCAACGAAAGAAATAAGAGGAGACAAACATTAGCAGCAGGTAGTGAAtgctatacagtaaaacctctcATTCAGATTTCACGGGACCAGAAAGAATGTCCGAATTAACTGAATATCAAATTATTGAGGGTATCAAGAGAACAACAAACAAATGCTTGCATCAACACATTGTTACTTATCAAGTGAGTCCACAAATTGTGTTTCTATTTTGCAGAAAAGAAGTAcagaagctgcaattctcatctCGCAACTGAGCAGCGCTCGAAGCGGCGAGGGCCTCAAGACTTCCTTTGCAAAACTAAAGTCATTATCGACGCAATCATGGACAGCAACCCTGCAGTTCTGAAGGCATGCAGCCAGCATGTATAccgagtcaaaatgaaactaccCTTTGGCGCAACTGCTGTGGATGAAACCTTGGTCGCCATCAACATCATGGATGGCAAGTACACAGTTCTGAAGACACAGCCAACGCAGCCAACGTGCCGCAGTATGCACAAGAATAAAGGCTATCAAGGCACAAATAGGCATGAAGAGTTCCACCGTTCCCTAATGGTTCCTGCTGATGACCATGGCATCCAAATCAACGAAAGTGGtgccattaaataatgcatacactTGCCAGGACCAGAGGATGAGAATTATACAATTTTCCAACAAGGGTTGAATTAAGGAGTTTTTACTGTATTGTGTTCTGTAGCTTGTACGCTGCGTTTTCTTGCTTACTTCAGCTCCTCGTTCGTCCTAAGGGGGCAACAACACAATTAACATTTAACGATGTGTTGCTGAGTAAAAGACACGGTTTTTATCCTACAAAATGCTCAATTTTTCCCATGAAAGCACTGAAAATGACCCAATTTGCTGTTCACTATTAGAAAATCGCTTATCAGAGCCAGGCCATATTGGTCTCGTTTGAAAAAGCATCTTTTCCTGCTGCAGTTTGTGCCAAATTTCCTGCATCCAGGTCAATAAAATGCTTTTCTCACACGGTGATTAGATTTTCCACTTTTCTAATATAACTCTTTTTGGTCATCAGCAATATACCGAGAGACATAGTTACTCTCCTAATCATCCAATTGAATAACTTTCTCTTTAAATCATATAGCTTTACTTCCAAAGAGTGCAGTAAGTTTATAATACAATGTTTTCGCACCCTGAAACCTTTTGAAATTTtgagcaattgaaaaaaaaaaaaatcatgtcaaGTTACAACTTGGAACTTTCATACTTTGGATAGAATACAGGTAAAAAGATGAAACAACGCTTATTGCACTCTGAGTATTCAATAACATATTCTTATAACTTTTAACTTGCTTGCTGTAAAACATTTTTTGCCAGTCATCTAAACAATCTGGAACAAAGAAACTTGTATACAATAAACTTAATTTGTGCAGAGAAAAGTTAGCAGCATATTTGAAACCAGTTCATTAAATTATCGATTACCTGTAAATTTCACTCATCTAGTAGCAATAGCAACACAGATTTTGCTCAAGGCCTAGGTTATATCTCAATGTATAAAtgaattttattttaattttgtgTTTACAGTAGTAGCAATGAAAGCTGATAGTAACCTTCATTTAGCAAAACAAGCAATTTACTTAACGTTTCTCGTTTATCAATGTTGGCTCTGTACAAGACCataatattttattattttttttttatgtgcaaatGTTATATGTTTGCAAGTAGTTTTAGTTTTTGTTGTACCATGTCTTAAAAATGACAGATTAACACTCAAAGGCATCCGGTCATGGCTGGAACAAAATGAATAAATGGTACACACAGCACCTTGCAACAATGTTTTTGAACCCCCAGAGTGCAAGTGCTTATCTTGTGATGATTAAAACCTCTCACGTGACTGTGATGGAACTGCAATTGCCAGTGAATGGGCTGTGAGCTCGTGTCGGATCCAGGCCACCAGAATTTGCATGGTAGATGGAATTACCATTGTTGATGGCAGGATTTCCAATGTCCATAGATGCCTGCTAAAAGATGGAAGGGTACAGATAATCCATGCTTCCTTGAGGCTCATGACAGTCATTGATACCAAGAAACATTTGTAATATAAATGCTTTGCACTAAATCTGACACACAGCTTTTCAGTTTCACTTATTTGACTTGTTAAATGTGGCAAGCTCACCTagataaaagaaataaagcacacagCGGTTCAAGCAGATAAAATCAAAATGGTACCaagagcagaatgtgcatgcCAGCCATATATGCCTTCCATGAGAACAAAATTGTTCAGACCTAGTTTGAGCTTTTATATCATGCAATGCAAGTTTTTTAAGCGCATGTTAACGTAAACTTAATACAAAAACAGCTCCTTCAAACATCAAGGAGATCACCGAACTCCATTCCAAGAAAGCTCCTCCAACTCCCCTAAAGAGAAAGATTAAAGGGGTAGTGAATCAAATTTTTAtgagtctttctttttctccccccTTAAGTGAAGGCCAGGTATGCACCTCTAAACCCCAGAAAAGATACTGTCAAGCCTCATAGCGCCCTAAATAATTTGATATACGGTAATAccttttctacagccagtttgttTCTTTTCTACTTTGATGTGATGTCATGATGCATTATGTGGTCACATGAGagcagaacggcaagttgggccagttggttggtaCGAACCTTACTGACAGCAGAACACTACAATGTTTGGCACTTGCTCCGGCTCGCTTGGTAATCCTCTATGCCGCTGCAACGGCCCTTACAACAAGCAGCGCCATATGGATCAACCAAGCGTGCATCAAAACGTCTCAATGTACTGCTCCCATGAGACCACACACTGTGTCATGACAATCTCCTCCTGGGAAAAATAccaaaactggctgtagaaaagctattttattaaattatttacggcCTCTGAGGCTTGTCACTATTTTTTCTAGAGTTTAGAGGAGCTCTTGGAATAACAATACTGATTCTTTTACTCTGAGAAGAGGCTTAGTAAGacagaaaaaaatgcaaaaaaaaagaaaacatttgtgGTGCCACTTCCTTGAAGTTTCCACACCAGTGCACCACGATGCCAGGGATATTAACCGCACCGACCTGGGTCCAGTTAACAGTTTGTGTAAAAAGTTTATAAGTAAATTCCTTCAATGCTGCTTGCACCCTCACTGAACTTGAGCACAGGCATGGTTGTTGCAGTCTCCACTGTTCTCAAGGACACAAGCGCTGTCTTGAAGCACTTCTTCCACACTAAAGCATTGAATGATTCATTTCCATTCCGTGTCTGCGTCCTGGAACACTGTGCAAGGTTCTCCGGCTTAAGCTTGCTGTTTCGAAATTACTTTTGATCAGCACAATGTTCTTGAAAGGGGCTCTGCAACATGTTTCAAACATTTAACACCcccccacatacacacacagtTTGCTATATGTataccatggaggaaagaaaagacttggagggagcgtcacgtgacaattttgaagcctagtcataaaaaGTTTAGAGGAATGGGTtgattcagggtgtctaccaagttgacatttccaaattccctgagttttccaggttttccctgagcacctttgcgaaattccctgaatgaaccagaactttgttttatgtcaagacaggctgacaccacgttgcccgatgctgtcactctctagtaagcatgctgaaacaaaaaaatgacttaatccagtttgaatagtaaggagtaatatctattttatttaaaaagaaaacagaaggaaggtgttagtaaaatgcacagagaaagaaatggtaaagcccattccaaattgagtcgaacattttcaaatacgaatgaaaaggaaatgcatgcataagtaaatatttttttaatatcagctatttctatcaactgatagcaagctcatctgtatgaggtcctgaactttgtcacaactaaggttctctctcagcagctgggaagtcaatctcaactgtcctgacatactctcagcccgtacacaacatctcagtgttgggtttcactgcttaaacaatttattttggtttggatgagggacacttgtgtctcagcatcagccaacacttaggttttttttagctcaagctccttcaaaaaggcggcggcacctttcctttcccgttaattcctcagtgcgtcggtcctttctgttctcatcctccttctaacacgctttcaccacatggatcatctgaagcatcctcttggtcagttgtacagtcaacatttgatttttcggacttccgaggggccgcaaaaaaaaattgagaaaaaacgggcagtctgaaaaacattaatgcatgtctttaactgcctttaagggataaaattaccacaggcacgtctgaaaaagctctgaaggcctgccagtacgcttattaggcatatcagggcttgtactgtgacaggatacGGAGtgcacgcatgtgtaattaaggaatacatactgtgtcccgtgacaattgcccccttcccacgctggttatgcttcaccgcctaacacaagtgtactgaggcgaagctaactttcggagactggcattacgcaacgcgctgtgctctgcgagcttcaaagccaatcgcgaggattacaaaggcggagtccgtgccattggtgatagcggcgaattctttcaatgaaaaacacggcaccgcacggcaagaagttTAATAGagaacatagaagcagctaggcttaacgttgccgcggtggtgtttacggctgccagcggatctgcctgcgagagtgccggttcgaggcggcgagataatcaaaatagcggcggtggcggctttgattatagccatttcagacctgcagtcagggcaatatacattgactatattgAGTACGTTGTGGTGCCGCAAAaccgtgcaaattatcgggcatgtccgaaaaatcgggcgtctagaaaatcggtcgttaactactctggcaatacatcgtgccgatgacacggagtcaatgacgattcgttgcgattcctctgttactggagccagcattaacacgactttcgttccctttcaataaagttacagctaattttccctgatagaagcacaaattccctgagttttccctgagtttttccagactgttcaaattccctgagaattcccggttttcccggttggtagacaccctgtgatTAGAAATAGGCCCTCACGTGGTAGGCAAGTGGTAGATTTAGCCAGCTCGCTTTGGTTGCGTCTGCTGTGATGGTTTTGGAACATGCGCACACAGTAGGCGTGGCAAAAGCATTCAGAGGTTGAGTGAAGGAATTCAAGTGTGTGAAGCAGTCAAGTCTCTGTTATGTCAGTCAGGTAATGCACCAAACCACCAAGCGGGTTGCCGCTTAAGCAAGCAGCAGACAGACGCCAAGGCTGTAGCGAAAGAAGGAGTCAGGTAATTAACCAGCATTGCGCACAACAACCCGCGACGGCCACCTCAAGGATGATTGGTCGCGTTTCGGGGCAGTTTCAGGGAAACGAGGAAACCTTTCACGTTGCAAATGTGTGAAGGCAACCAAGCCGCCCTTCCGAAGGCGATTCGTTGCATTTGGGAGCATCCTCTGGGAAACAATACGTCTTTCGCccataaagaaattaaattatggggttttagtgccaaaaccacgatctgattatgaggcacaccataatggaaatctggaccacctagggttctttaacgtgcacctaagtctaagtacacggatgtttttgcatttcgtcattGAAATGGGGCCGATGTGGCTGGGACTTGATCCTGTGATCTTACGCCCCGGCAAGCTTGTGCAGGCGATCAAGTGAGCGTCCAGGGTCCGCAGCGACTGCTTTTCCATGTGAAAAAAATTCATCTCATATTGTGCCCAATGATGGACTGGCTAGCTGGGTCTCTACGGTCCCAGTCGACGCTGTCGTTCTGCTCAATGCCTTCTGCCTCTCAAGAGTCTGGTGAGAACTCAATAGGCATGTCTCCAACAGCGTAAGGACATCGCACCACACAATCTTACAAAACAGTGCACATAAATCTCAAGGAAAGGCGACGACTTCAGTGTTTAGAGTGCAGGGTAATGCTATGTATCTCTTTCACAACGAGAGGCGCACAGCGGAACCTATTACTAAGCAAACAAGCGACAAATAACTATCCCGCGAAAGATCTTGTCTCATCCTATATAGATGAAAGGCAGCAGATTCGACTAAACAATAGACCATGCTTGGGCCAGCATACTCTGGACGGGTTTCGACGTGAGAGTGCAGACTAACTGCGGTGCTAAGCGCAGGTGATGCTTCGAAAATTATGTCATGGGTCTGGCTCCCTAGTCTTTCTCCACATTTCAAGGCAACGTAACGCATTTGAAGTGAAGAATGATGCCCGTGGGAGCAGAAACCCATGTGTTATACTTCCTACGTGCCTCCACACCTTTGATGGCAGGCGCCACTAAGCCACTAATCGTTACCACATACCAAACAAACACGAATGGTCTGACAACAATGTGGGCCTATTCCTAACCAAAAGGCACCACCGCGCACAAGGCCCCGACGAGCGGGAGGGATGGCTTTAGAGGAGGTTGGCTTGGAGAGGCTAGCAGAATCGCGTGATGCTCCCTCCtagtttttttccttcctccatggtgtatgcagCGCTGCAATATCCAGCCCTATGACAGCCCTTAGAAAAACACATGAAATTTAAAATTAAAGTCTGGGGTTTTGCCTGGcataaccatgatctgattatgaagcacgccgtagtgggggatacGGAGTAGTTCTGACCACCCGCAGTTCTTTATAGTACACCAATCGCACAGTACATGAGTggttttgcattctgcccccatcaaaatgcagccgctgcTGCCAGGATCACAGTTGtaacctcatgctcagcagagcaatgccatagccactcagcTACCGCAGCAGGTCCCATAGATGTAAGCCACTGGGCAATTGTTCATTATCAAAAATTACTTGCTCCTACATGCATGCACACTCCTCCAATCTTGTAGCAAAAGAGGCAGCAGCGATTCTTAATGCGCCCTGCCCATCTTGTCACCACCCCTGTCGCCTCCTGCTCCTTTGTGAGATGCCAACCTTGAGTTACCATAAGCGCAGTACGGAAAGAAATCTTGAAagtgaattttaaagattggttgcgttcccaATTCATGACTTTTTACTGgacaccctgtgtttgtgacatcAGAGACCACACTGCCACTGTTGCTGAAATAGTAGCTGAAATTGCCGCTGTCTATTTGGGAAAATCTAAAAGCTCCCTGTatcgtcaggagacatcatcaaCTTAGTTTCTTTGGCATTAGCGCCAAATGCACTATGTGTTTAGCATGTGTTCCGAGTTTTTACATTttggtagtgtaggatctgacaTCATCGACTCATTATGATGTCGCACGAAGCAGCTACCTTTTTCGGTATCACGtgtattggttatttaaaattattgatgaatttctaagcaaaatAAACCACCGGTCTACCGGTGACaagactgtcaatgccatttgaacaTGAGAATATCCTAATATGGTAAAAAATATTCCGGAGTTGCCCTGTACGGTAAGTCCTAAAAAATTTCTGCGGGCATATATTTTACTGAAAGGCATTGCACTCACTTTAGTGTGTTCCCAGTTATAAAGAAGTGTTGCAGGGCCTCCTTAATGTGAACCCAAATTTGAACAGCCAGCCTTTTTGCATTCCACTCCTATTAAAATGCAGGTGCCATGACTGGGGATCGAACATGCACCAGCGTATACAAAATCAGCACACTACAGCTGGTGCGACATAAAGGTGACCTTAGTTCAAAGGAATTTGAAATACcaggcagacaaaaaaaaaaaaacacacgagcGCAATGCTAAATGAATAGGACTTAATCTCACAACTATTTTTAATTGAGTAACAAACAATCTCACAATTGAGCTCAAATTAATCCACAATTGTGCTTCCTTACCCTTCACAGGCAGAACATTTTGGAAATGTATAATGAAATGTGCTGACAACACGTACCTGGCTGGATACTTGAGAGAGAGACCACTTTTCTAAGGCCCGATACTTGAGAGAGTCAAGTGAAATAGTGCCTGAAAGAAAAAGCAGTTATTTCagaatttaggaataaagcgaGGGATTGACTTCTGGCTTTGTTGGTGCGACATTTTTGATATAGTGTTTTAGCAAGGAAACACAAGACTGATAACTGAATACTGAGAAGCTAGGCCAAGATTCTGTTAGCATGCCTTCACTATCTTTAACAAGGAAAGAATT includes:
- the LOC126547059 gene encoding uncharacterized protein isoform X1, which translates into the protein MANVGTTFMRQSSSLDVVAKKIRHGTISLDSLKYRALEKWSLSQVSSQQASMDIGNPAINNGNSIYHANSGGLDPTRAHSPFTGNCSSITVTQDGWQLPAWRDRRKHLGRLSKRGSRHPNGSCNLPSCSHYLTSGILVSRPPRHV
- the LOC126547059 gene encoding uncharacterized protein isoform X2 is translated as MANVGTTFMRQSSSLDVVAKKIRHGTISLDSLKYRALEKWSLSQVSSQASMDIGNPAINNGNSIYHANSGGLDPTRAHSPFTGNCSSITVTQDGWQLPAWRDRRKHLGRLSKRGSRHPNGSCNLPSCSHYLTSGILVSRPPRHV